In Candidatus Babeliales bacterium, the following proteins share a genomic window:
- the dnaA gene encoding chromosomal replication initiator protein DnaA has product MLATIWEQFLVIASQEAGSRVVETWLKAVCLHRWDSLHKIVYVKAPNAFIKEWIKTNYLAIFHMHLSRLFNVDQLKIVFVEENELIVSHDEKNDHDESIKVLPAHRIAREPLQEKKGTKVVKFGTPLRHQLNKNFIFDTFIVGPNNHMAYAAAYAVTQKLGKLYNPLFIYGGSGLGKTHLMHAIAHEVKLHHRNVEVLYQPADRFVSEFIYAIRFDKVHQFQSKYKDVDVLLIDDIQCISNKEQTQEAFFHIFNTLYDAHKQIVFSSDSYPSNIQGIAERLRSRMASGLVVDVQMPTIETKIAILKRKAELQGEELPDDVAAFIASSVNSNIRELEGAFIRINAFAHLMKQSITLELAKKVLVVRMSKESGERSQVDFDRIVKTIGTHYRYTLGDLRSKKRSKELSWVRQLAMYFMRNLTDKSLHEIAHYLGRSDHSTVIHAFKQVQDRVEADREFQDQINRMKHEML; this is encoded by the coding sequence GTGCTAGCAACGATTTGGGAACAATTTTTAGTTATCGCAAGCCAAGAGGCAGGAAGCCGCGTTGTTGAAACGTGGTTAAAAGCTGTTTGTCTCCATCGCTGGGATTCATTGCATAAAATTGTTTATGTCAAGGCGCCCAATGCATTCATTAAAGAATGGATTAAGACGAACTACCTTGCAATTTTTCATATGCATCTTAGTCGTCTATTTAACGTTGATCAGCTCAAAATTGTTTTCGTAGAGGAAAACGAATTAATTGTTTCGCATGATGAAAAAAACGATCATGATGAATCAATTAAAGTATTGCCTGCACATCGAATTGCACGTGAGCCATTACAGGAAAAAAAGGGTACAAAGGTTGTAAAGTTTGGCACACCTCTACGCCATCAGCTCAATAAAAATTTTATATTCGATACCTTCATTGTTGGTCCTAATAATCATATGGCGTACGCTGCGGCGTATGCGGTAACGCAGAAACTTGGCAAATTATATAATCCGCTTTTTATTTACGGTGGTTCTGGTTTAGGAAAAACGCATTTGATGCATGCGATTGCACATGAAGTAAAATTACATCATAGAAACGTTGAGGTTCTCTACCAACCGGCGGATAGATTTGTCAGCGAATTTATTTATGCAATTCGATTCGATAAAGTTCATCAATTTCAATCTAAGTATAAAGATGTTGATGTACTTTTAATTGATGATATTCAATGCATTTCAAATAAAGAACAAACCCAAGAAGCATTCTTTCATATTTTCAATACGCTCTATGATGCTCACAAACAGATCGTATTTTCTAGTGATTCATATCCAAGTAATATTCAAGGAATTGCAGAGAGGTTGCGTTCGCGAATGGCAAGTGGCTTAGTTGTTGATGTGCAGATGCCAACGATTGAAACTAAAATAGCAATTCTAAAACGAAAAGCTGAACTACAGGGTGAAGAGTTACCCGATGATGTAGCGGCTTTTATTGCATCCTCTGTAAATTCAAACATTCGTGAACTTGAGGGTGCGTTTATTCGGATTAATGCGTTTGCGCATTTAATGAAACAGTCAATCACGCTCGAATTAGCAAAAAAAGTTCTCGTAGTTCGTATGAGCAAAGAATCTGGTGAAAGATCTCAGGTCGATTTTGATCGAATTGTAAAAACTATTGGTACTCATTATAGGTACACGCTCGGGGATTTACGATCAAAAAAAAGAAGCAAAGAGTTGTCTTGGGTGCGCCAACTTGCTATGTATTTTATGAGGAATCTTACCGATAAGTCTCTTCACGAGATTGCTCATTATTTAGGACGCAGCGATCATTCAACGGTGATTCATGCGTTCAAGCAGGTGCAGGATCGTGTGGAGGCAGATCGAGAGTTCCAGGATCAGATAAATAGAATGAAGCACGAAATGCTCTAA
- a CDS encoding DUF6165 family protein, giving the protein MSKCSRFTIVLLISSRILWAEQYQDIIVNNQIISPGVRESATRYAAIKEHLKMYKRPFTILDIGAAQGYFSFRTAHDFPSSSAVMIEGEYLNVSFNASNKLEELCALNTDLKNIIYLKKHMNPSDFRRLAECEHFDVVLCLNVIHHFGKEWQTVAQAVFKMGDYVIIETPPSTDKVFMNNSEIKAIEDFLKAKKGKVIAETPRHTDPNAMALMQIFETPKKELPVKHWFYGNTANAESVSYEIDSTFEKKNLLKKHNGKVRKTEWLPGINLVTFKALSGVWPNTPQLISSLVEFANIKHRDLLPWNILVQGNDLAAFDDDGEVFADPVCSLLQTIRFAALNTYSSVENFILHHLYPREWLNNYKACAKGSQPLMTEISLGELVDKITILEIKSAKTADASKLKNINYELTILRKTLTDQISNSDQLDHLKAELFKVNQLLWDVEDKLREKERLLSFDEEFITLARSVYIINDRRAELKRAINLAFGSQIIEEKIYQSYNAPASITSAI; this is encoded by the coding sequence TCAAAGAGCATTTAAAAATGTATAAGCGCCCCTTCACTATATTGGATATTGGAGCCGCTCAAGGGTATTTTTCATTTAGAACAGCTCACGACTTTCCCAGTTCCTCTGCTGTTATGATTGAAGGTGAATACTTAAACGTATCATTCAACGCTTCAAACAAACTCGAAGAGCTCTGCGCCCTTAATACCGATCTTAAAAATATTATTTATCTAAAAAAACATATGAACCCTTCCGATTTTCGACGCCTTGCTGAATGTGAGCATTTTGATGTAGTGCTTTGCTTGAATGTTATTCACCATTTTGGAAAAGAGTGGCAAACCGTTGCGCAAGCGGTCTTTAAAATGGGCGACTACGTTATTATAGAAACGCCCCCCTCAACCGATAAAGTCTTCATGAATAATTCCGAGATCAAAGCGATTGAAGATTTCTTAAAAGCTAAAAAAGGGAAGGTGATTGCAGAGACGCCACGGCACACCGATCCAAACGCGATGGCGCTCATGCAGATTTTTGAAACACCAAAAAAAGAGTTACCGGTTAAACATTGGTTTTATGGCAATACGGCAAATGCAGAGAGCGTTTCTTATGAAATTGATAGCACATTCGAGAAAAAAAATCTTTTAAAAAAACATAACGGAAAAGTGCGTAAAACCGAATGGCTCCCCGGCATTAATTTAGTAACGTTCAAAGCTCTCAGTGGAGTTTGGCCAAACACGCCGCAGCTAATTTCGTCATTGGTTGAATTTGCAAACATAAAACATAGAGATTTATTGCCCTGGAATATTTTAGTGCAGGGCAACGACCTTGCAGCATTCGATGATGACGGAGAAGTTTTTGCTGATCCCGTTTGCAGTTTGCTGCAAACAATCAGATTTGCAGCACTTAATACCTATAGTTCAGTTGAAAATTTCATTTTGCATCATCTTTATCCGAGAGAATGGCTCAATAACTACAAAGCATGCGCTAAAGGCTCGCAGCCCCTTATGACTGAAATATCATTAGGGGAGTTAGTAGACAAAATAACAATTCTTGAAATAAAATCGGCAAAAACAGCTGATGCCAGTAAATTGAAAAATATTAACTACGAGTTAACAATATTAAGAAAAACATTAACTGATCAAATTAGTAATTCTGATCAATTGGATCATTTAAAAGCCGAGCTTTTTAAAGTTAATCAATTGCTATGGGATGTCGAAGATAAACTTCGCGAGAAAGAGCGATTACTGTCCTTCGACGAGGAATTTATCACTCTTGCGCGAAGCGTGTACATTATTAATGATCGCCGCGCGGAATTAAAGAGAGCAATTAACCTCGCATTCGGTTCACAAATTATAGAAGAAAAAATTTACCAATCCTATAATGCACCCGCATCCATTACATCAGCTATCTAA